In one window of Gemmatimonadaceae bacterium DNA:
- a CDS encoding FAD-dependent oxidoreductase: MPEPRILILGGGPAGVGAAVRLRQANKAAVTLLEQGDTAGGNGGSFRWRDHRLDYGSHRLHPASDAEILDDIKSLLGAALLDRPRHGRIRLRGRWIHFPLKPHDLLLRLDPAFGIGVLKDMVWRQRAATADNFAAIIAASLGPTIAQSFYLPYAKKIWGADPVTLSGIQARRRVAAGSFAKLLRKVLNAVPGFRPPMSGRFFYPADGFGQISEAFAAKASQLGADVRFGWRVTGLTAPSDTGVPWIVRAQHDGVETELAADYVWSTLPISLIARFMGSQTSAAAVEAATQIRYRAMILVYLELPVEQFTEFDAHYLPDANVRITRLSEPKNYAVRRVPAGRTVLCAELPASVDDPEWRMDDAALGALVCKDLETVGIPVPAAPTAVTVRRLAQAYPIYDQGYERPFSVLDQWADALPRFLTYGRVIHFPVQANRSARGMASTVPSMSAKISPCATIPPLCRLPRMVPTGSTAQ; the protein is encoded by the coding sequence ATGCCTGAACCGCGTATTCTGATTCTGGGTGGTGGTCCGGCCGGTGTCGGTGCTGCCGTTCGTCTGCGTCAGGCCAACAAGGCGGCGGTGACGCTGTTGGAGCAAGGGGACACCGCCGGGGGCAATGGCGGCAGTTTCCGGTGGCGCGATCATCGGCTCGACTACGGCAGTCACCGATTGCATCCGGCGTCGGACGCCGAAATTCTCGACGACATCAAGTCGCTGCTGGGCGCGGCACTGCTCGATCGACCGCGTCATGGTCGCATCCGACTGCGGGGGCGGTGGATTCATTTTCCGCTCAAGCCGCACGATCTGTTGCTGCGGCTCGATCCGGCGTTCGGGATTGGCGTGCTGAAGGACATGGTGTGGCGGCAGCGCGCGGCAACGGCTGACAATTTTGCCGCCATCATCGCGGCCAGCCTTGGCCCGACGATTGCGCAGTCGTTCTATCTGCCGTACGCGAAAAAAATCTGGGGTGCCGATCCGGTCACTCTCTCGGGCATCCAGGCGCGTCGTCGGGTGGCGGCGGGCAGCTTTGCGAAGTTGCTTCGCAAGGTGCTCAATGCCGTGCCGGGGTTTCGGCCACCGATGTCGGGACGATTTTTCTATCCGGCCGATGGCTTCGGACAGATTTCCGAGGCGTTTGCCGCCAAGGCGTCCCAATTGGGGGCCGATGTCCGCTTCGGTTGGCGTGTCACGGGCCTCACCGCCCCGTCGGACACGGGCGTGCCATGGATTGTGCGGGCGCAGCACGATGGCGTGGAGACTGAACTTGCAGCCGACTATGTGTGGTCGACGTTGCCGATCTCGTTGATCGCCCGGTTCATGGGCTCGCAGACCTCGGCGGCGGCCGTGGAAGCCGCGACGCAGATCCGCTATCGCGCCATGATCCTGGTCTATCTCGAATTGCCGGTGGAGCAGTTCACCGAGTTCGACGCGCACTATCTGCCCGATGCCAATGTGCGGATCACGCGTCTGAGCGAACCGAAAAACTATGCGGTGCGGCGCGTGCCGGCGGGGCGCACCGTGCTCTGTGCGGAATTGCCGGCCAGTGTCGACGATCCCGAGTGGCGAATGGACGACGCCGCGCTTGGTGCGTTGGTCTGCAAGGACCTTGAGACGGTTGGCATTCCGGTGCCGGCCGCGCCGACGGCGGTCACGGTGCGGCGCTTGGCGCAGGCCTATCCGATTTACGATCAGGGCTACGAGCGCCCGTTCTCGGTGCTCGACCAGTGGGCGGACGCATTACCCCGGTTCCTGACCTACGGACGCGTCATCCATTTCCCAGTACAGGCGAACAGATCGGCGCGTGGAATGGCCTCGACGGTCCCGAGCATGTCGGCGAAGATCAGCCCGTGCGCAACGATCCCGCCACTTTGCCGGCTACCTCGTATGGTTCCGACTGGCTCCACCGCCCAGTAG
- a CDS encoding GDP-mannose 4,6-dehydratase, translating to MNFWSGRNVFVTGATGLLGSHLTEELLARGARVTVLVRDWVPDSRAVSSSLLPRCQVIRGELEDHGTLLRVLNEYEIDSVFHLGAQTIVGTASRSAMSTFESNIRGTWCLLEAAKQCAPRIERVIVASSDKAYGAHDILPYTEDAPLQGRFPYDVSKSCTDLISFSYWHTYKVPIAVTRCGNLFGAGDLNFNRLIPGTIRSTLQGERPVIRSDGTFVRDYFYVRDAVDAYLQLAERVPGDGISGEAFNFGTETPLTVIDVVRRVLAAMGVPAVEPDIRNEATHEIPQQFLDCAKARTRMDWHPRYSFEDALAETVAWYRAWFAARTSTPGAPR from the coding sequence ATGAACTTCTGGAGCGGACGAAACGTCTTTGTCACTGGAGCGACGGGCTTGCTGGGTTCGCACCTGACGGAAGAGTTGCTGGCGCGAGGCGCACGCGTGACCGTGCTCGTGCGCGATTGGGTCCCTGACAGTCGTGCGGTGTCCTCCTCGCTCTTGCCGCGCTGTCAGGTGATCCGTGGCGAACTCGAGGATCATGGCACGCTCCTCCGGGTGCTCAACGAATATGAGATTGACAGCGTGTTCCACCTCGGGGCGCAAACCATCGTCGGCACGGCCTCGCGCAGCGCCATGTCCACCTTCGAGTCCAACATCCGCGGTACCTGGTGTCTCCTGGAGGCGGCGAAGCAGTGCGCGCCGCGCATCGAGCGCGTGATCGTCGCGTCCAGCGACAAGGCGTATGGCGCGCACGATATCCTGCCGTACACGGAAGACGCGCCGTTGCAGGGACGCTTCCCGTACGACGTCTCGAAATCCTGTACCGATCTGATCAGCTTCAGTTACTGGCATACGTACAAGGTCCCGATTGCAGTGACGCGATGCGGGAACCTGTTCGGCGCCGGCGACCTCAATTTCAATCGACTGATCCCCGGCACGATTCGCTCGACGCTCCAGGGCGAGCGCCCGGTCATTCGCAGCGACGGCACGTTTGTGCGCGACTACTTCTACGTGCGCGATGCAGTGGACGCGTATCTGCAGCTCGCCGAGCGTGTCCCTGGGGACGGCATTTCGGGTGAGGCGTTCAACTTCGGGACCGAAACGCCGCTCACAGTCATTGACGTGGTTCGTCGCGTGTTGGCCGCCATGGGCGTTCCGGCCGTCGAGCCCGATATCCGCAATGAAGCGACGCACGAAATTCCCCAGCAGTTTCTCGATTGCGCCAAGGCGCGCACGCGGATGGACTGGCATCCGCGGTATTCGTTCGAGGACGCTCTCGCGGAAACGGTGGCCTGGTATCGCGCGTGGTTCGCGGCCCGGACGTCAACTCCGGGTGCCCCGAGATGA
- the rfbF gene encoding glucose-1-phosphate cytidylyltransferase, with product MTEPTVKVVILAGGRGTRLAEETGSRPKPMVEIGGMPLLWHLMGVYASHGFREFVVACGYKGALIKEYFHNYAAQHGDFTVDLQSGAVAFLNAPRTDWRVSVVDTGLDTMTGGRLRRVKSFVGDSTFMVTYGDGLGNVDVSALLAYHRAHGKLATVTAVRPPARFGDLTIVGDAVKAFTEKPQAHEGWINGGFFVFEPGVLDYIDGDTISLEREPLERIARAGELMAYRHHGFWQPMDTLREKLLLEELWASGTAPWKSEP from the coding sequence GTGACCGAACCAACAGTCAAAGTGGTGATTCTTGCCGGTGGACGCGGCACCCGTCTCGCTGAAGAAACCGGCTCGCGCCCCAAGCCCATGGTGGAGATCGGCGGGATGCCGCTGCTTTGGCACCTGATGGGTGTTTATGCCAGTCATGGCTTCCGCGAGTTTGTGGTCGCGTGTGGCTACAAGGGGGCGCTGATCAAGGAGTACTTTCACAACTATGCCGCGCAGCACGGCGATTTCACGGTTGATTTGCAAAGCGGTGCCGTCGCATTTCTCAATGCGCCGCGTACCGACTGGCGCGTATCCGTCGTCGACACGGGACTTGACACGATGACCGGCGGTCGACTCCGTCGCGTGAAATCGTTTGTGGGCGACTCCACGTTCATGGTGACGTATGGCGATGGTCTGGGGAACGTCGATGTCAGCGCCCTGCTGGCGTATCATCGTGCCCACGGAAAGCTTGCCACGGTCACGGCGGTGCGGCCGCCGGCCCGTTTCGGCGATCTCACGATTGTCGGCGATGCGGTGAAGGCCTTCACCGAGAAGCCGCAGGCCCATGAGGGTTGGATCAATGGCGGATTCTTCGTGTTCGAGCCGGGCGTCCTAGACTACATTGACGGCGACACGATCAGCCTGGAACGTGAGCCACTGGAACGAATTGCGCGCGCAGGCGAGCTGATGGCATATCGGCATCACGGTTTCTGGCAACCGATGGACACCCTGCGTGAGAAGCTGCTGCTCGAGGAATTGTGGGCTTCGGGCACCGCCCCGTGGAAATCGGAACCATGA
- a CDS encoding glycosyltransferase family 2 protein, with amino-acid sequence MPCYNEVGNVPTTVPRLVRAFANSGIRYEIIPVDNGSKDETWNKLAELAERFPGIVNPVRVDTNIGYGNGILQGMRHANGSWIGTVAADGQVDAEDVFRLYEACADTDGRVVGKVRRRYRMDGFLRRVISVGYNVFVRMLWPKLGSWDVNGQPRMLRREIAQAMDLESTNWLLDPEMLIKAHYMGVRVIEVNVFARMRGSGLSHVRMATCWEFFTYLLGFRFSGTLKAWRHRMAEQSPSTKLGAS; translated from the coding sequence ATGCCCTGCTACAACGAGGTCGGCAACGTCCCAACGACGGTGCCGCGTCTCGTGCGCGCCTTCGCCAACAGCGGGATTCGCTACGAGATCATTCCCGTCGACAATGGGTCGAAGGATGAGACGTGGAACAAGCTGGCGGAGTTGGCTGAGCGATTTCCCGGCATCGTGAATCCGGTGCGTGTCGACACCAACATCGGCTATGGCAACGGCATTCTTCAGGGGATGCGTCATGCCAACGGTTCATGGATTGGTACTGTGGCGGCTGACGGACAGGTCGATGCGGAGGACGTCTTTCGGCTGTATGAGGCGTGCGCGGACACCGACGGTCGCGTGGTAGGCAAGGTTCGTCGACGCTACCGCATGGACGGCTTCCTGCGACGCGTGATTTCGGTGGGGTACAACGTGTTCGTGCGGATGTTGTGGCCGAAGCTGGGCTCGTGGGACGTCAATGGCCAGCCGCGCATGCTTCGGCGCGAGATTGCCCAAGCGATGGACCTTGAGTCGACGAACTGGCTGCTGGATCCGGAAATGCTCATCAAGGCGCATTACATGGGCGTTCGTGTGATCGAAGTGAACGTGTTTGCGCGCATGCGGGGCAGTGGGCTGTCGCACGTGCGCATGGCCACCTGCTGGGAATTCTTCACCTATTTGCTGGGCTTTCGTTTTTCCGGCACACTCAAGGCATGGCGACATCGAATGGCCGAGCAGTCCCCGAGCACGAAGTTGGGTGCATCGTGA